The following proteins come from a genomic window of Crassostrea angulata isolate pt1a10 chromosome 1, ASM2561291v2, whole genome shotgun sequence:
- the LOC128155196 gene encoding uncharacterized protein LOC128155196 isoform X1, with translation MAQNRYVPKLPIHCIPYKARYELAEVFDSPSVDGRRTLEGLADAIFEHSGYRVPFDHNTIAAIRSRCNSGESPTVRFIYDLSKSKLADLQLLQQAICSLDTRAEDILPKYMTEIIKRYEAENGRNICTYDDKSSQHACNCNDCSVSYNRSERLNRVPSGVTRHPKKQYHKHRCDQSGCVHNHETTPGGRQQPPYRNNISQDGFLPNNVEVAMSRSLNISDHSDIQNNIASPHADDYMSESHSMHLFGNGLGLFPPDDFNPCPPSDCGEDDEDDETWTKTTSMEASQSEGLLRPRRGAHPRRIRSEPIYEGSNAENTDNTRRHSHPIYQRQNENGPRKRDCESDGDIPNIPDACTCYRSPVINIGPRTVFVSLADDSKYHIKEVLTMCNKLKKYGFEVKCDMMESLFLEQNINVNEWLDQCFTRAAFVIFCISPKYYQNIGADNPLEAHPNDNRFHTRYIFDRARTEFIQNNSINRRFLPVLFRNSNARNSHIPEFLRSTLKYVFPDTFGHLTEFIGKSITN, from the exons ATGGCTCAAAACCGTTATGTTCCTAAACTTCCAATCCATTGTATCCCATACAAAGCTCGTTATGAACTTGCTGAGGTGTTTGATTCTCCGTCTGTGGATGGGCGGCGGACACTGGAAGGTCTTGCTGATGCCATCTTTGAACACAGCGGCTACAGAGTACCATTCGACCACAACACAATAGCG GCAATCAGGTCTCGTTGTAATTCTGGAGAGAGTCCAACAGTTAGGTTTATCTATGATCTGTCCAAATCTAAACTGGCCGACCTTCAACTTCTACAGCAAGCTATATGCTCCCTTGATACACGTGCTGAAGATATTTTACCAAAGTACATGACAG AAATCATTAAGAGATATGAAGCTGAAAACGGCCGAAACATATGCACCTATGATGACAAAAGTTCGCAACATGCATGTAATTGCAACGACTGCTCCGTCTCTTACAATAGGTCAGAACGGTTAAATCGGGTACCTTCGGGGGTCACCAGACACCCTAAAAAACAATACCATAAACATCGCTGTGACCAATCAGGATGTGTCCACAATCACGAAACTACACCAGGAGGCCGACAACAACCACCGTACCGTAACAACATAAGTCAGGATGGTTTCTTACCCAATAATGTGGAGGTCGCTATGAGTCGTTCTTTGAATATCTCTGATCACAGTGACATTCAGAATAACATAGCATCACCGCATGCAGACGACTATATGTCAGAGAGCCATAGCATGCATTTGTTTGGTAATGGTCTTGGCCTGTTTCCTCCTGACGATTTCAACCCCTGTCCTCCAAGTGACTGTGGAGAGGACGACGAAGATGACGAAACCTGGACCAAAACCACATCCATGGAAGCCAGCCAGAGTGAAGGGCTACTCAGACCAAGACGAGGTGCGCATCCAAGGCGAATCAGATCGGAGCCGATATACGAGGGTTCAAATGCTGAAAATACCGACAACACACGGAGACATTCGCATCCCATCTACCAACGACAAAATGAAAATGGCCCGAGAAAGAGGGACTGTGAGAGTGACGGGGATATTCCTAACATTCCGGACGCATGCACATGCTACAGGAGTCCAGTTATAAACATAG GACCCAGGACGGTGTTTGTCTCACTAGCTGATGATTCTAAATATCATATCAAGGAGGTGCTCACCATGTGTAACAAGCTCAAAAAATACGGCTTCGAGGTCAAATGTGATATGATGGAATCCTTGTTTTTAGAACAGAATATTAACGTGAACGAATGGCTGGACCAGTGCTTCACAAGAGCAGCTTTTGTGATTTTCTGCATATCCCCCAAATATTACCAAAATATCGGGGCAGACAATCCTCTGGAAGCTCATCCAAACGATAATAGATTTCACACGAGATACATTTTCGACCGTGCTCGAACCGAATTTATCCAAAATAATAGCATCAATAGACGATTTTTACCAGTATTATTTCGAAACTCAAATGCAAGAAACAGCCATATTCCCGAATTCCTGAGGTCCACTTTGAAGTATGTATTCCCAGACACGTTTGGTCATCTTACAGAGTTCATTGGAAAGTCCATCACCAATTAA